The Amycolatopsis solani genome has a window encoding:
- a CDS encoding ATP-binding protein, which produces MSGVLLRELCRDLRLLWTQAGGPSLRVLGPQVGLGKTQVGAILSGDVRRLPDWDVVRGLLEGFQRFAHAHGRTAQLSLHTGVDQYWRPRYTVVEHAFRQRGRRPAEARAAGAPAGTRRLPGPVPVPAELPHAVAGFSGRTTELAALDALVPPGGHGQPAPAVVISAIGGSAGVGKTALAVHWAHRVRERFPDGQLFVDLRGFDRHRAPMVPETALGHLLRGLGVAPTEIPADLDGLTRAYRSRVADRRLLVVLDNAVSAEQVRPLLPGSPSCHTLVTSRKRLGGLVARDGAVPLTVDVLDPGEADALLAALLGRERVGAEPGAAAELVLLCGCLPLALRVAAACLLLSPGRRIADLVAELAEGDRLAALELDDDPSCAPRSAFALSYRALDEGARQLFRRLSLIPGPDFTSPAAAALLGVAQPRARLLLETLATAHLVENHLPGRYRFHDLLHEYARERARHEETPAERAEAFQRLAAWYLRTARAAAGPWLFPDSPPEPGNPAEAPSEPAADGRTADATAVDDPTPHDREATGPHDLEQLEGERANLLAAIDHAARHDCRAFSWHLTDAMYRYFWFCLPRSVWQTAARTALDAAAAEGDRRGQAAMHTALGLASWDMARYQESRDHYARSLELSREADWPTGEGWAHGGLGLWSWSTGRLDEALRHYTVMLRITRTHRDAPAESTVLAAIGKVYRDMGRLAEAAGLLELALRMNPRFEWRREPPTLPRQALGVVRWEMGLLREGLEVLERALTAEAPAGSRVGHAMTLATIAMIQRDLGNHHIALELGERADELIDATGRLSVRATIVNGLAAAHHGLGEDQRAADLQHHAVLLARQSGYTRVQADTLLGLAAVLRAQHRHTEARAHAAQALDLARRSGFRVVEGQALTELAEIAAAEGEHPRALTHAREALTSHGHTGHRLGEARALAVCGRALHALGDSAARPVQDRALALFADTGAPAPDDLRTAMADHVDHQ; this is translated from the coding sequence ATGTCCGGCGTGCTCCTGCGGGAGTTGTGCCGTGATCTGCGCTTGCTGTGGACCCAGGCGGGCGGGCCGAGCCTGCGCGTCCTCGGCCCGCAGGTGGGGCTGGGCAAGACCCAGGTGGGCGCCATCCTCAGCGGTGACGTCCGGCGGCTGCCGGACTGGGACGTGGTGCGGGGACTGCTCGAGGGCTTCCAGCGGTTCGCACACGCCCACGGACGGACGGCTCAGCTGTCTTTGCACACGGGTGTGGACCAGTACTGGCGGCCTCGCTACACCGTCGTGGAACACGCTTTCCGGCAACGCGGGCGGCGTCCCGCCGAGGCGCGGGCGGCCGGTGCTCCGGCCGGTACGCGCCGGCTGCCCGGTCCGGTGCCCGTCCCCGCCGAGCTGCCCCACGCCGTCGCCGGCTTCAGCGGCCGAACGACCGAACTCGCCGCGCTGGACGCCCTCGTGCCGCCGGGTGGTCACGGGCAGCCCGCGCCGGCCGTGGTGATCTCCGCGATCGGCGGCAGCGCCGGCGTCGGCAAGACCGCCCTGGCGGTGCACTGGGCTCACCGGGTGCGCGAGCGCTTCCCGGACGGCCAGTTGTTCGTGGATCTGCGTGGCTTCGACCGCCACCGAGCACCGATGGTCCCGGAGACCGCGCTGGGCCACCTGCTGCGCGGCCTCGGCGTTGCGCCCACGGAGATCCCCGCTGACCTGGACGGGCTGACGCGCGCCTACCGTTCCCGCGTGGCCGATCGGCGGCTGTTGGTGGTGCTGGACAACGCGGTCTCCGCCGAGCAGGTGCGCCCCTTGCTACCCGGCAGCCCGTCCTGTCACACCCTCGTCACCAGCCGGAAGCGCCTGGGCGGCCTCGTCGCCCGCGACGGGGCCGTCCCCTTGACCGTGGACGTCCTCGATCCCGGTGAAGCCGATGCGCTGCTGGCGGCGCTCCTCGGCCGGGAGCGGGTCGGCGCCGAACCCGGCGCGGCCGCGGAACTGGTCCTCTTGTGCGGATGCCTGCCGCTGGCGCTGAGGGTGGCCGCGGCCTGCCTCCTGCTCAGTCCCGGTCGCCGCATCGCCGACCTCGTGGCCGAGCTCGCGGAAGGGGACCGGCTGGCCGCGCTGGAGCTCGACGACGACCCCTCCTGCGCTCCGCGCTCCGCGTTCGCCCTGTCGTACCGGGCGCTGGACGAGGGGGCGCGACAGCTGTTCCGCCGGCTGAGCCTGATACCCGGCCCGGACTTCACCTCCCCGGCCGCGGCCGCGCTGCTGGGGGTGGCCCAACCGCGGGCCCGGCTGCTGCTGGAGACCCTGGCCACCGCCCACCTGGTCGAGAACCACCTCCCCGGCCGCTACCGCTTCCACGACCTGCTGCACGAGTACGCCCGCGAACGGGCCAGGCACGAGGAGACGCCGGCCGAGCGCGCGGAAGCGTTCCAGCGCCTGGCCGCGTGGTACCTGCGCACGGCCCGGGCCGCGGCAGGACCGTGGTTGTTCCCGGATTCACCGCCGGAACCCGGCAACCCGGCCGAAGCACCGTCCGAACCGGCCGCGGATGGGCGAACAGCCGACGCCACCGCGGTGGACGACCCCACGCCACACGATCGGGAGGCGACCGGGCCGCACGACCTCGAACAGCTGGAAGGCGAGCGCGCGAACCTGCTCGCCGCCATCGATCACGCCGCCCGCCACGACTGCCGTGCGTTCTCCTGGCACCTCACCGACGCGATGTACCGGTACTTCTGGTTCTGCCTGCCCCGGTCGGTGTGGCAGACCGCCGCACGCACCGCCCTGGACGCCGCCGCCGCGGAGGGCGACCGACGTGGTCAGGCCGCCATGCACACGGCCCTCGGCCTGGCGTCCTGGGACATGGCCCGGTACCAGGAATCGCGAGACCACTACGCCCGGTCGCTGGAGCTGAGCCGGGAGGCGGACTGGCCCACCGGCGAGGGCTGGGCCCACGGTGGCCTGGGCCTGTGGAGCTGGAGCACCGGGCGGCTGGACGAGGCCCTGCGGCACTACACCGTCATGCTGCGCATCACCCGTACGCACCGCGACGCTCCCGCCGAGTCGACCGTCCTGGCCGCCATCGGCAAGGTCTACCGGGACATGGGCAGGCTGGCCGAGGCAGCCGGCCTGCTGGAACTGGCGCTGCGGATGAACCCGCGCTTCGAATGGCGCCGGGAGCCCCCGACGCTGCCGCGCCAGGCCCTCGGCGTGGTCCGTTGGGAAATGGGCCTGCTGCGGGAAGGCCTGGAAGTCCTCGAACGGGCGCTGACGGCCGAGGCCCCGGCAGGATCGCGGGTCGGCCACGCGATGACACTGGCGACCATCGCGATGATCCAGCGGGACCTCGGGAACCACCACATCGCACTGGAACTCGGGGAACGCGCCGACGAACTCATCGACGCCACCGGACGGCTCTCGGTCCGTGCCACCATCGTCAACGGACTCGCCGCGGCCCACCACGGGTTGGGTGAGGACCAGCGGGCGGCCGACCTCCAGCACCACGCGGTGCTGCTGGCCCGGCAGTCGGGCTACACCCGTGTCCAGGCCGACACCCTCCTCGGTCTCGCCGCCGTCCTGCGCGCACAGCACCGCCACACCGAGGCCCGCGCGCATGCCGCCCAAGCGCTCGATCTGGCCCGGCGCAGCGGATTCCGGGTCGTGGAAGGACAGGCCCTGACCGAGCTCGCCGAGATCGCCGCAGCCGAGGGCGAACATCCCAGGGCGCTCACCCACGCCCGCGAGGCACTGACCAGTCACGGCCACACCGGCCACCGCCTGGGCGAGGCCCGCGCCCTGGCCGTGTGCGGCCGAGCCCTGCACGCCCTCGGCGACTCCGCCGCCCGGCCCGTTCAGGACCGGGCCCTGGCCCTCTTCGCCGACACCGGCGCACCGGCACCCGATGACCTGCGCACCGCCATGGCCGATCACGTCGATCACCAGTAG
- a CDS encoding winged helix-turn-helix domain-containing protein, translated as MPISAWWNRWRRRSSPRASGPCSGELAAAAPVAVSRSELIRRVWGFSRSADTRLLDIHVCRLRNKIEPDPRRPRLVRTVRGVGYQAVPAW; from the coding sequence GTGCCGATCAGTGCGTGGTGGAACCGTTGGCGGCGGCGGAGTTCGCCGCGAGCATCCGGGCCTTGCTCCGGCGAGCTTGCCGCGGCAGCGCCCGTAGCGGTGAGCCGCAGCGAGCTCATCCGCCGTGTGTGGGGGTTCTCGCGCTCGGCGGACACCAGGCTGCTCGACATCCACGTGTGCCGGCTCCGCAACAAAATCGAACCCGACCCTCGGCGGCCCCGTCTGGTCCGGACCGTGCGAGGCGTCGGGTATCAGGCCGTTCCCGCGTGGTGA